The following nucleotide sequence is from Mangifera indica cultivar Alphonso chromosome 1, CATAS_Mindica_2.1, whole genome shotgun sequence.
AAGCATTCTAAACCAGACATATAAAAGTTCTTGATTTCAGTAAACCATTATCGAAGTGctgttaaaatattttgaaattatgtgACTTTCCACTAAATCTTGTCTCATACAAGTGGAGATCCCatcattcaatttttaataatgattgATTCTCTCTCTATAAAATTAGTGTAGCTCAAATGTAACATTATAttgtaaattaaagaaaaatgaaggtTGCAATATTACTGGTGTTAATGTTTCTGGTTCTGATGATGGAGGTCTCTTCTTGTCAGGCGGCGCCGAGAAGAGCCTCTCTCGGCGGAATATATGGACAAGAGCAGCGGCACAGTGCCGAGAAGGGAAAAGTTGTTGAAGCGGGAGTCGGGAGAAGCAAAACCATTGACAACCACCATAACATACCTAGACAAAATTACAATGACAAGAGTGGGAGCCCCGGAGATAGCGGTGGTGATAACAGTGATGATGGAACTGGTTAATTCTCAGCtacatatatatgcatgcatggattgttatatatatgtaagttTTATGGTATGTAAATGGATAGtgtgaatacatatatatataatttatgttgtaGTCTTTTCTGGTTTGAAGATAAAAGGGTAAGTGGTGTTGTGTTGGTGTGAAAAGTGGCAATAAcctaattttgagtattcaaatgatgtgtcatttacgtgtgaatgaattttttaataagaataaaatagttaatactcaatcacatattgATACAGAATTTAAATAACCAGTTAAgtacttaaaattagatatgtataatattatatttcttataATAATCGTATGTATGTATAGGTGATACAGGAAAAGAAGTACTATTATCTGGAAtatgtttcataaaatttaagtaTGACTATATGTATAGCAGAGTTGGAGACTGAAATGATGATGCAGGCTTTGGTTGAAATCGCGGTTCTGATATATGctatacttttattatatatcaagCCAGAGAATGTTGTATCGCTGAGTTCaccttaaattcaaaaaaattagagGTCATTAGTTGCAAGCGTAAATaaatctttataaataaatagagtgaaaaaaaagaattcagTCTTTGATGCACCAATAAGCCTCCActttatagttaaaataaattatattaattaatttataaattaataataatatgtgattatctgatttaatttaatttttatttaaaaattaaattaataaaataacaactcaatattattaatatataaattagtataccattattaataaacaaattaattttaaaacatatcatcattaccatattttttatttaaattttaattaatcctTTCTATCAAACGAATCTTAACATTCCTTTGGTGGGGGGGAGTCTAAAGTTATTctcataatgtaatttttattatttattttattttattttattttatttatcaaataacaaaaaattacaataaacttttattaataaactaatgTGAtgaataatatagataaaaccctaaacttttatttaattgtttattaatattaagttACCCAAACGTAATATAAATTCATATCtattaacctttaaaaaaacCTACCTTTCTAATTTTAAGATTTgccaataaaaaattaccagatCAATGACATCCGCAGGTTTAATATCACGGGAATCATACACAAtccaataaaaacaaattaaaagagaTTGAACAACTAGAGGAATTGTAGGTTCAATATACGGAAATCGGAAGAACAGTtggaatctttttttttcattggaCAACGACCTATTTTAAAAAGCAGAGGACATAGGAttggtttttgattttttttattcatgaaaactatctataaaaaaaattagatagaaTAGCAACTATAACTCATCATTTTAGGTATTCTAGTTTCCATACAAATTCAACAGAACAAACTATAAATGCCCACTTAAAAATTCACCCGTGTCTTCCTATTTTGCTAGTATTGCAAGAGTTAAAAACCCATTAGATCTAAATTATTCCTCCAATCATGCTTTGAGATACCATTATTCTAATTCAAAACATCACATGGATCACCATCATCTCCCATTGTTACTCAGAATGAAACTAGATTGTAATCTTTGACTCATCTATGATTCTTGTGCAACTATTAGCAATACCACACCAAATTTCTAACCTTCAAAAATCCAACAATTTCGATTTCCTACAAATAACATCATCCAAATCGACTTTTATGCTGGCTTTGCTCTAGGACTTCACATGAAAATGCAGCAAAACATTATGCAAAAGGAAATAATGTGATGTCAATGAAACTCTACTTCTCTTTCAACATAAGTTGGCCATATCCCTGGCAGTTCCAGCTAACAATTTTTTACCCACTTGTGCAACATTTTCCAGATTCTGTGACCTAATATCTATGAAGTACAGATCTGAGAACATGTATATGTGCATTTCACAAAAAAAGGTATGATAAATAAGACTGTAAGCAACACAACAGTTTCTTTGCAACTAAATTTTGTAATATTCCTGACTGATTTACCACAACTGAAATGAATGGCATTCAAGTATGCCTTTTCCTACGAACAATTCTTCCACACGAACTAGGTTGAGCACCATTAGCTTTGACTAGAAGTTTGGACGAATCAATATTGTTATCGCATGAGGTCTTTGCTTTACGCACTCTTGGATATGGATGAATAGTTGCCAATTCACGAATTCGGCACAGCACAGGCTTTGGTAAAGTACGTACAACATGCTTTTGCTCAACCTGTTTCAGCCATTTTAAATTCGTCATTGATAACACAACATTTTGTAAAGCAATCTAAAGTTATAAGCTAACATCAATTGtgtaaaatatgtaaaataatagaACTTTGAACATGCCCAAAGACATCACAGATATTATCCCCAGAACCTTTAGATTGCAAACCATCCTTGCCactttttatgaaaaaagtaACTAGGCTACTGTACATgagataatgatgatgatataCTTCAAAGTGCAAAGGAACCAGATTTCAGGCTTGTGTTGTGTGCACAACTTTTAAAGGGGTTCATATATGTACCAAACAAATTTCTATTGATATTCTAACATCTCAATTTCAATATGCAATTTTAAAGGGTTTCATACAAACCCATAGAAACAGTGTCATAGGCAATATCCCTAGCTAAATGCAAGTTGTACGCTGATGTCTTACTGTAAAACTTGTTTAATCCCTTAATATCTGAGAACCCTCTTATACTTCAGCAAAGGATATAGTCCCCAGcagataatatttgaaatttacacTCATATAACGATATTCAAATAACAAACTGTAAAATGATGCTTTTGAGACTTTTAGTGAACTATGAACACCTGTGAACAGCCACCACTGGATTGGTAAATCAGGTTCACTTTAAAACTGTTTAACAAATTCATAAGCTGTAACCATGATATGAATACATAGTGTCCATGTTTTCATTGTAATGAGAATACCATCTTCGTTACAaagtgaaaatttcaaaaatgcaGTTCATGTACTTCATACATTTGCAAAATACAAACAATGATCCCTTAATAATCttagagataaattaaaataggaagGAGTTTGCGGAACAAGTTGAATGCAAATCCATCCATAGGAAGCATACATCAAACTGTCAGactaaaaataatagaaatctcacctctcttttgtttttcttctggGCACAGCTAGCTCTTAAAAGATTTCGCCATTTGTCCTGCAGAATAAACCAGCGATAAACTTCTCAACTTGAAAATTAGAAGAACTGCTCAATTGGGTAGAGCAAAGGGAAAGTACCCTCAGATCTATGGGCGTGCGGTGAGCAGATGATGGAAACAAGAGCCTTTTTATGTCGGTCCATCGTCCAACTCCATATTGAGCTATACCATCAATCAGCTTCATCACCTCAGAAAGAGTCCACATCCTTTGATGCTTCCTCCGGTCAACACCtactttagtttttttctttctcacgCGATCATCATCAGACTCAGATGGATCAAGATTATCATCAGATTCAAATCCCTACACagcaaaagcaaagaaaattttcaaatattgaagGTATGCAGGAAAAAGAACATTTGTCAACTAAAAACATCATTATCCAAATTCTTTATCACCTTTTTCCTACCACTAAAAGCAGACATCTGATTTGTTCATgaaaagaaacatataaattcacaaaaaattACAGCTTAAGCAACCATGAAGGATCAGATGCCCAGGAAAAGAACATTCACACACAAGAATTAAAGGAGTATAACAACCCATCAACATGCAGGGAAATGACAGGAGCTTGTCAAGGGGGTGCAGAATACACTATTGACAAGCACGCATATAACTTCGGCAGCTGTAGCTACACACTTTATATTTCTCAGCCCTTTCCTAGCGAAATGGGCATTGCTCTAAAAGTTAGTAGCACAGCAGAATTCTTCTTCACTCCCTTTTGAAGGATCATTGCCACATTATCTcaaatgaagaaatatataaacCCGATTAAGCGATGGAAATACAAAAACATGCACAAAGAAACACACATCATTGGacacatgataacataaaaataattaaaatatttcccaAAACCCTCTGTTTCCATGGAAGAACGCATAATTTTTTTCCAGAAAGAAAAGTGGATGGATACTTTCCATACCGTTACAGGTGCATGTTTTTTCAGACATCCTACTCTTAATCGTGCTGCTGAAGGTTCTTGAGTGCTATATTGATTAGAAGACTCATTACATGATTTGACTTTCAGGCGTTTATCCTTCAATGCAGCTGTCAAAACCTTTTGTTCATCCATTAGAGATTTCGACTTCTGATCTGAAAATTCTTCAATGTATCTCTGAGTGGGTTTACGCGATCGCTTAACTTTGGTTCCTAGAGCAGAGCCAGAGCTCTTTGATCTCTTCTTACACTTAGACAATATGCTACTTAATAAACAATTGTCATCATTATCCAATTCATCAAATTTAAGCACATCAAGGGAACCAGGGCCCTCATTGTCCTCAATTGGAACTTCACACTCACATTCACTCTTAACAGCTCTATGTAGCTCACAGGTGATCATCTTGGTGAGTGAATCATTCTTGCATTCAGATTCTGGAACAGTTGTTGTTGACGATTCAGATATCCCAATAGCGACATTACTACTACCACTTAGGCCTGGTGAATGACTTTCAGAACTTGAGTTACCTAAATGCGATCCTTTAATTGGACCACAATCAAATTTGGCAACTTGTTCATTAAATTCAATATCTgtccacaaaaaaaaaaaaaaaaagcattattGATTTCAGTCAAAGTATCATAACCAACAACCACACAAGACATCCATGAGACTTACCCCAAAGAAAATCTTCACATACACTAGAGAGATCACGTGCTGCATGAATATCATCCACCTCATCAACATCATCCAGCAATCCATCAAGTACCTGGTAGATCATTATCTGATCACATCAAAACCAGACTGAAAAATATAGATGTTgcagaaaaaattattaacccTAAAACGAGAAGCACATGTAAGTAGCAAAAAACCAAATGAGTGAGGCAGAGTGCAGATGAAAAAATTGGTTGTAGTCGGCACTAACAGATCGTTGATCAGCTATGACTAATAAGATAAAGTGACCTTTGGAAAGAGAAAAGGGTAcagaataataatattttgataaaaatgtttaTCAAAGTAACTAATGCATGACTTTAAAGCTTAGATAAAGGAAGATACATACTTCAAGCTTTAAATCATCTTCTCCAGTAGTATTAAAGGAATCCAGCCCACCTTGAATCACAAAAATTAACCAGTATTACagaaaggaaaaacaaatagaaaaaataaagaaaaccaCATACCACAAAGCAACACTTCATGCTAAACATAACATCAACCAACATTTACTTTCTCATATCTATATATAAGTGTTCACTACATATATGagaaaatgtttgaaaactttacttTGATAACCTAAAGATGATATGAATCTTAGGAGAACCGCAACTCAAAAGCTAATTATTGAGATGGGAAAGTTCAAGGTCATATAGACCTCACACTAGTTGtctatactttccaatgtgggatccaagtctcataccttgcatttaGGATTCTAAAGTACCACTACACTCCTCAGTCTCGATGGCCACGTGGGTTGGCTATGGTCTAACTCCTTGCTAGCCTCGGGTGAACACTGCAATGTCAGTGTCACCACCCACACCGCACAATTGCAACTGGGAGATATGGTGatagctttgataccaaataatatgaaccttaggagaactACACTTCAAAAACTAACTATTGAGATGGAAGCACATACGATCATATAAACCCCGCACTAATtgctcatactttccaatgtgagatATAAATCTCATACCTTGTACTTGGAATCCTAAAAAAAGGTCAATAAGATgaggaaaaatgatattaacATGAGGTCCAAGGTTCAAAAATATGGAACAAACTCTTGAGAATGTTACATAAAATGGAGAGTATCAGGTGGCAGAGATGGGGAAGAGGCATGTCTACACCATgcttcttaaagtttttttaaggCATGGTTAAGAGTTATGCTTAATGATGTTAAAGTCCTAGGTGTCTCCTAGCTTTAAGTCAAGCAGGCCATTAACTCCACCGTTCTTGCTTGTTCACTTCAGGGCTATCTACTTTCCTTTTGGATCCTTCCTAGCTACTAGAGGTTATCAGGTAATGCAATAGTCCTCCAATTCAAACTTGGTATGCATCAACTTATTTAGGACTA
It contains:
- the LOC123220604 gene encoding uncharacterized protein LOC123220604 is translated as MDKGPHVHEKFANVKSQRVKEEEPFTPALEDEAAEVSNLLAEPKTDHVSVDSVLCFGNESPGKCLDMEDFIYGCENDFRTDYGGLDSFNTTGEDDLKLEVLDGLLDDVDEVDDIHAARDLSSVCEDFLWDIEFNEQVAKFDCGPIKGSHLGNSSSESHSPGLSGSSNVAIGISESSTTTVPESECKNDSLTKMITCELHRAVKSECECEVPIEDNEGPGSLDVLKFDELDNDDNCLLSSILSKCKKRSKSSGSALGTKVKRSRKPTQRYIEEFSDQKSKSLMDEQKVLTAALKDKRLKVKSCNESSNQYSTQEPSAARLRVGCLKKHAPVTGFESDDNLDPSESDDDRVRKKKTKVGVDRRKHQRMWTLSEVMKLIDGIAQYGVGRWTDIKRLLFPSSAHRTPIDLRDKWRNLLRASCAQKKNKREVEQKHVVRTLPKPVLCRIRELATIHPYPRVRKAKTSCDNNIDSSKLLVKANGAQPSSCGRIVRRKRHT